A stretch of Paenibacillus sp. URB8-2 DNA encodes these proteins:
- a CDS encoding cation:proton antiporter regulatory subunit, whose amino-acid sequence MNFRECDLPGIGKKFVLNTRSGDKLAIIVHDDGRRELYHFEYDDPDQSISMVTLDDDEARYISAIIGGVTYKPRSLESIEVALDDLIIEWYRLEPGFGCIGHTIGELDIRARSGVTVIAVIEKNHTKHISPGPELELTPDCIVVVAGEREQHKQFRHILRNGCG is encoded by the coding sequence ATGAATTTTAGAGAATGCGATTTGCCCGGAATCGGGAAAAAATTTGTTCTAAATACCCGCAGCGGCGATAAGCTCGCTATCATTGTACATGATGACGGGCGGCGGGAGCTGTATCATTTTGAATATGATGATCCGGATCAAAGCATTTCCATGGTTACACTCGACGATGACGAAGCCAGATATATTTCGGCTATCATCGGCGGCGTTACTTACAAGCCCCGGTCGCTGGAATCCATCGAGGTGGCTCTGGACGACCTGATTATTGAATGGTACCGTCTGGAGCCGGGGTTCGGCTGTATCGGCCATACGATTGGCGAACTCGATATCCGCGCCCGTTCCGGTGTTACCGTAATAGCGGTTATCGAAAAAAATCACACCAAGCATATCAGCCCCGGACCCGAGCTGGAACTGACGCCGGACTGCATCGTCGTTGTCGCAGGGGAGAGAGAGCAGCATAAACAATTCAGGCATATTTTGCGGAATGGATGTGGTTGA
- a CDS encoding DUF2500 domain-containing protein → MKLWSGQFPTEPARIYYVTYEFQNGARIELEVPDNMYGLVVEGDRGELTYQGTRFKGFKRAAGNVGR, encoded by the coding sequence ATGAAACTATGGAGCGGGCAATTCCCGACAGAGCCAGCACGGATTTACTATGTAACGTATGAGTTTCAGAATGGCGCCAGGATTGAACTGGAGGTTCCTGACAATATGTACGGACTGGTAGTGGAAGGAGACCGGGGAGAGCTGACTTATCAAGGTACGAGATTCAAAGGCTTTAAACGGGCAGCCGGGAATGTTGGACGTTAA